In Phaseolus vulgaris cultivar G19833 chromosome 10, P. vulgaris v2.0, whole genome shotgun sequence, a single genomic region encodes these proteins:
- the LOC137818572 gene encoding GDP-Man:Man(3)GlcNAc(2)-PP-Dol alpha-1,2-mannosyltransferase isoform X1, with protein sequence MLTMIIVALITAILFGFCIAPVNGRRRRNRAVGFFHPYTNDGGGGERVLWCAVRGIQEEIPDLDCYIYTGDHDATPQSLMARALDRFGVTLLSPPKVVHLYKRKWIEETTYPHFTMIGQSLGSMYLAWEALCKLTPLYYFDTSGYAFTYPLARLFGCKVICYTHYPTISSDMLSRVRERSLMYNNDALITKSVWLSRCKIVYYTFFSCLYGIAGSCAHLAMVNSSWTKSHIENLWKVPDRIKRVYPPCDTSGLQVLPLERSTEIPVIISVAQFRPEKAHTLQLEAFSAAIKKLDPTLPKPKLQIVGSCRNKSDDDRLQMLKKKAIELNISEQVEFHKNVTYRDLVGLLGGAVAGIHSMTDEHFGISVVEYMAAGAIPIAHNSAGPKMDIVLDEDGQQTGFLACTVEEYADALVKTVTMPEMERLKMAAAARRRAKRFSEQRFYDDFKAAVRPILCHVSR encoded by the exons ATGTTGACGATGATCATTGTTGCGCTCATCACGGCCATTCTTTTTGGATTCTGCATTGCTCCAGTCAACGGCAGACGCCGGAGGAACAGAGCCGTCGGGTTCTTCCATCCGTACACTAACGACGGCGGCGGCGGGGAGAGGGTGCTCTGGTGCGCCGTCAGAGGCATCCAAGAGGAAATCCCTGATCTTGACTGCTATATCTACACTGGAGATCATGACGCCACCCCTCAATCGCTGATGGCTCGAGCCCTCGATCGCTTTGGGGTCACGCTCCTCTCTCCTCCAAAG GTGGTTCATTTGTACAAGAGAAAGTGGATCGAAGAAACCACTTATCCGCACTTTACAATGATTGGTCAAAGTCTGGGTTCTATGTATCTTGCTTGGGAGGCTTTGTGCAAGCTTACTCCTTTATATTACTTTGACACAAGTGGATATGCTTTTACATATCCATTAGCCCGGTTGTTTGGATGTAAAGTTATTTGCTATACACATTATCCTACTATCAGTTCAGACATGCTATCTCGTGTTCGTGAGCGCAGTTTGATGTATAATAATGATGCCTTAATTACAAAAAG TGTTTGGCTTTCAAGATGCAAGATTGTCTATTATACATTCTTCAGCTGCCTGTATGGGATTGCAGGATCATGTGCACACCTGGCTATGGTCAATTCATCTTGGACCAAATCCCATATTGAAAATCTTTGGAAAGTTCCAGATCGTATTAAGCGAGTTTATCCTCCTTGTGATACTTCTGGACTCCAG GTACTTCCCTTGGAACGATCAACAGAAATTCCTGTAATAATATCTGTTGCACAATTTCGACCGGAGAAG GCACACACTCTCCAACTAGAGGCTTTTTCAGCTGCCATTAAGAAATTAGATCCTACCTTGCCAAAACCTAAGTTACAAATTGTGGGTAGCTGTAGAAATAAGTCAGATGATGACAGACTTCAAATGTTAAAAAAGAAAGCAATTGAGCTGAATATTAGTGAACAAGTGGAATTTCACAAGAATGTAACATACAG AGATTTGGTGGGACTTTTAGGGGGTGCTGTTGCTGGCATTCATTCAATGACTGATGAGCATTTTGGCATTAGTGTTGTAGAATACATGGCTGCCGGTGCTATCCCAATTG CTCATAATTCTGCTGGCCCAAAAATGGACATTGTGCTAGATGAAGATGGACAGCAAACAGGATTTCTTGCCTGCACTGTTGAAGAATATGCAGACGCCCTGGTGAAGACAGTAACTATGCCTGAGATGGAGAGACTTAAGATGGCTGCAGCTGCAAGGAGAAGGGCAAAGAGATTTTCTGAGCAAAGGTTTTATGATGACTTCAAAGCTGCAGTGCGTCCTATTTTATGTCATGTTTCTAGGTGA
- the LOC137818572 gene encoding GDP-Man:Man(3)GlcNAc(2)-PP-Dol alpha-1,2-mannosyltransferase isoform X2, with protein sequence MIGQSLGSMYLAWEALCKLTPLYYFDTSGYAFTYPLARLFGCKVICYTHYPTISSDMLSRVRERSLMYNNDALITKSVWLSRCKIVYYTFFSCLYGIAGSCAHLAMVNSSWTKSHIENLWKVPDRIKRVYPPCDTSGLQVLPLERSTEIPVIISVAQFRPEKAHTLQLEAFSAAIKKLDPTLPKPKLQIVGSCRNKSDDDRLQMLKKKAIELNISEQVEFHKNVTYRDLVGLLGGAVAGIHSMTDEHFGISVVEYMAAGAIPIAHNSAGPKMDIVLDEDGQQTGFLACTVEEYADALVKTVTMPEMERLKMAAAARRRAKRFSEQRFYDDFKAAVRPILCHVSR encoded by the exons ATGATTGGTCAAAGTCTGGGTTCTATGTATCTTGCTTGGGAGGCTTTGTGCAAGCTTACTCCTTTATATTACTTTGACACAAGTGGATATGCTTTTACATATCCATTAGCCCGGTTGTTTGGATGTAAAGTTATTTGCTATACACATTATCCTACTATCAGTTCAGACATGCTATCTCGTGTTCGTGAGCGCAGTTTGATGTATAATAATGATGCCTTAATTACAAAAAG TGTTTGGCTTTCAAGATGCAAGATTGTCTATTATACATTCTTCAGCTGCCTGTATGGGATTGCAGGATCATGTGCACACCTGGCTATGGTCAATTCATCTTGGACCAAATCCCATATTGAAAATCTTTGGAAAGTTCCAGATCGTATTAAGCGAGTTTATCCTCCTTGTGATACTTCTGGACTCCAG GTACTTCCCTTGGAACGATCAACAGAAATTCCTGTAATAATATCTGTTGCACAATTTCGACCGGAGAAG GCACACACTCTCCAACTAGAGGCTTTTTCAGCTGCCATTAAGAAATTAGATCCTACCTTGCCAAAACCTAAGTTACAAATTGTGGGTAGCTGTAGAAATAAGTCAGATGATGACAGACTTCAAATGTTAAAAAAGAAAGCAATTGAGCTGAATATTAGTGAACAAGTGGAATTTCACAAGAATGTAACATACAG AGATTTGGTGGGACTTTTAGGGGGTGCTGTTGCTGGCATTCATTCAATGACTGATGAGCATTTTGGCATTAGTGTTGTAGAATACATGGCTGCCGGTGCTATCCCAATTG CTCATAATTCTGCTGGCCCAAAAATGGACATTGTGCTAGATGAAGATGGACAGCAAACAGGATTTCTTGCCTGCACTGTTGAAGAATATGCAGACGCCCTGGTGAAGACAGTAACTATGCCTGAGATGGAGAGACTTAAGATGGCTGCAGCTGCAAGGAGAAGGGCAAAGAGATTTTCTGAGCAAAGGTTTTATGATGACTTCAAAGCTGCAGTGCGTCCTATTTTATGTCATGTTTCTAGGTGA
- the LOC137819535 gene encoding putative RING-H2 finger protein ATL69 isoform X4 encodes MGILEVLFPFFIFPVIYASSDCRFSFCGSNGIIIRFPFQQEGPEQRFEGNFKGEFSEDLALTWDRPDCRYCEAQEQLCGFDRNNNNQLFCFSYQTGASKQGIQIFRIITLSVVGPAAIFAIVMACCVCYKDRLTNIRNNAIARSAPATILPAPEIVTTGLDESTIESYEKVVLGESRRVPGPNNGCCWICLSEYNSKETIRCIPECEHCFHADCIDEWLRINTTCPVCRNSPSPSPSPRVTSINP; translated from the exons ATGGGCATCTTAGAAGTCCTTTTTCCCTTCTTCATCTTTCCTGTCATATATGCCTCTAGTGATTGCCGATTTTCTTTTTGTGGCAGCAATGGTATCATTATTCGTTTCCCCTTTCAACAAGAAG GACCAGAGCAGCGCTTTGAGGGTAATTTCAAAGGTGAGTTTAGTGAAGATCTTGCATTAACATGGGATAGACCTGACTGTAGATATTGTGAAGCACAAGAACAATTGTGTGGGTTTGATCGAAACAACAACAATCAACTCTTCTGTTTCTCTTACCAAACAG GTGCATCAAAACAAGGAATCCAAATCTTCAGAATCATTACATTAAGCGTTGTTGGACCAGCAGCAATCTTTGCAATTGTGATGGCATGTTGCGTGTGCTACAAGGACAGACTAACCAACATTCGTAACAATGCTATTGCAAGATCTGCACCAGCCACAATATTACCAGCACCAGAGATTGTTACCACTGGTTTGGACGAGTCCACCATTGAGTCCTATGAGAAGGTAGTGCTTGGAGAGAGTAGAAGAGTCCCTGGACCCAACAATGGTTGCTGTTGGATATGCTTATCAGAGTACAATAGCAAAGAGACAATACGATGTATTCCTGAATGCGAACACTGCTTCCATGCAGATTGCATAGACGAGTGGCTGCGCATCAATACCACGTGCCCAGTTTGTCGTAACTCTCCCtctccttctccttctcctcGTGTTACCTCCATTAACCCCTAA
- the LOC137819535 gene encoding putative RING-H2 finger protein ATL69 isoform X3 produces the protein MGILEVLFPFFIFPVIYASSDCRFSFCGSNGIIIRFPFQQEVAGPEQRFEGNFKGEFSEDLALTWDRPDCRYCEAQEQLCGFDRNNNNQLFCFSYQTGASKQGIQIFRIITLSVVGPAAIFAIVMACCVCYKDRLTNIRNNAIARSAPATILPAPEIVTTGLDESTIESYEKVVLGESRRVPGPNNGCCWICLSEYNSKETIRCIPECEHCFHADCIDEWLRINTTCPVCRNSPSPSPSPRVTSINP, from the exons ATGGGCATCTTAGAAGTCCTTTTTCCCTTCTTCATCTTTCCTGTCATATATGCCTCTAGTGATTGCCGATTTTCTTTTTGTGGCAGCAATGGTATCATTATTCGTTTCCCCTTTCAACAAGAAG TTGCAGGACCAGAGCAGCGCTTTGAGGGTAATTTCAAAGGTGAGTTTAGTGAAGATCTTGCATTAACATGGGATAGACCTGACTGTAGATATTGTGAAGCACAAGAACAATTGTGTGGGTTTGATCGAAACAACAACAATCAACTCTTCTGTTTCTCTTACCAAACAG GTGCATCAAAACAAGGAATCCAAATCTTCAGAATCATTACATTAAGCGTTGTTGGACCAGCAGCAATCTTTGCAATTGTGATGGCATGTTGCGTGTGCTACAAGGACAGACTAACCAACATTCGTAACAATGCTATTGCAAGATCTGCACCAGCCACAATATTACCAGCACCAGAGATTGTTACCACTGGTTTGGACGAGTCCACCATTGAGTCCTATGAGAAGGTAGTGCTTGGAGAGAGTAGAAGAGTCCCTGGACCCAACAATGGTTGCTGTTGGATATGCTTATCAGAGTACAATAGCAAAGAGACAATACGATGTATTCCTGAATGCGAACACTGCTTCCATGCAGATTGCATAGACGAGTGGCTGCGCATCAATACCACGTGCCCAGTTTGTCGTAACTCTCCCtctccttctccttctcctcGTGTTACCTCCATTAACCCCTAA
- the LOC137819535 gene encoding putative RING-H2 finger protein ATL21A isoform X2: MPLVIADFLFVAAMVSLFVSPFNKKIQVYDPDDCLPKRLLSLNVSASPFSPTFTRNYTFLSCPLKNAGSQFIPIDCLSNSTHFVSAVLSLSLPNPLPASCHVITSLFVPVAGPEQRFEGNFKGEFSEDLALTWDRPDCRYCEAQEQLCGFDRNNNNQLFCFSYQTGASKQGIQIFRIITLSVVGPAAIFAIVMACCVCYKDRLTNIRNNAIARSAPATILPAPEIVTTGLDESTIESYEKVVLGESRRVPGPNNGCCWICLSEYNSKETIRCIPECEHCFHADCIDEWLRINTTCPVCRNSPSPSPSPRVTSINP, translated from the exons ATGCCTCTAGTGATTGCCGATTTTCTTTTTGTGGCAGCAATGGTATCATTATTCGTTTCCCCTTTCAACAAGAAG ATACAAGTCTACGACCCAGATGATTGCCTCCCCAAACGTCTTCTCAGCCTCAATGTCTCAGCCTCTCCTTTTAGTCCCACTTTTACTCGTAACTACACCTTCTTAAGCTGCCCATTAAAGAACGCAGGATCACAATTCATTCCCATTGACTGCCTCAGTAATTCCACACATTTTGTATCAGCTGTCCTCTCACTTAGTTTGCCCAATCCATTACCTGCATCTTGCCATGTTATTACCAGTCTTTTTGTCCCAGTTGCAGGACCAGAGCAGCGCTTTGAGGGTAATTTCAAAGGTGAGTTTAGTGAAGATCTTGCATTAACATGGGATAGACCTGACTGTAGATATTGTGAAGCACAAGAACAATTGTGTGGGTTTGATCGAAACAACAACAATCAACTCTTCTGTTTCTCTTACCAAACAG GTGCATCAAAACAAGGAATCCAAATCTTCAGAATCATTACATTAAGCGTTGTTGGACCAGCAGCAATCTTTGCAATTGTGATGGCATGTTGCGTGTGCTACAAGGACAGACTAACCAACATTCGTAACAATGCTATTGCAAGATCTGCACCAGCCACAATATTACCAGCACCAGAGATTGTTACCACTGGTTTGGACGAGTCCACCATTGAGTCCTATGAGAAGGTAGTGCTTGGAGAGAGTAGAAGAGTCCCTGGACCCAACAATGGTTGCTGTTGGATATGCTTATCAGAGTACAATAGCAAAGAGACAATACGATGTATTCCTGAATGCGAACACTGCTTCCATGCAGATTGCATAGACGAGTGGCTGCGCATCAATACCACGTGCCCAGTTTGTCGTAACTCTCCCtctccttctccttctcctcGTGTTACCTCCATTAACCCCTAA
- the LOC137819535 gene encoding putative RING-H2 finger protein ATL21A isoform X1: protein MGILEVLFPFFIFPVIYASSDCRFSFCGSNGIIIRFPFQQEGKQNPYCGYPGFNLICTNNSKTVLKLPYSGLFYVRNINYLTQKIQVYDPDDCLPKRLLSLNVSASPFSPTFTRNYTFLSCPLKNAGSQFIPIDCLSNSTHFVSAVLSLSLPNPLPASCHVITSLFVPVAGPEQRFEGNFKGEFSEDLALTWDRPDCRYCEAQEQLCGFDRNNNNQLFCFSYQTGASKQGIQIFRIITLSVVGPAAIFAIVMACCVCYKDRLTNIRNNAIARSAPATILPAPEIVTTGLDESTIESYEKVVLGESRRVPGPNNGCCWICLSEYNSKETIRCIPECEHCFHADCIDEWLRINTTCPVCRNSPSPSPSPRVTSINP, encoded by the exons ATGGGCATCTTAGAAGTCCTTTTTCCCTTCTTCATCTTTCCTGTCATATATGCCTCTAGTGATTGCCGATTTTCTTTTTGTGGCAGCAATGGTATCATTATTCGTTTCCCCTTTCAACAAGAAGGTAAGCAAAATCCTTATTGTGGCTATCCTGGTTTCAACTTAATTTGCACGAATAATAGCAAAACAGTGCTAAAACTTCCTTATTCTGGGCTATTCTACGTGCGCAACATTAACTACCTCACACAAAAGATACAAGTCTACGACCCAGATGATTGCCTCCCCAAACGTCTTCTCAGCCTCAATGTCTCAGCCTCTCCTTTTAGTCCCACTTTTACTCGTAACTACACCTTCTTAAGCTGCCCATTAAAGAACGCAGGATCACAATTCATTCCCATTGACTGCCTCAGTAATTCCACACATTTTGTATCAGCTGTCCTCTCACTTAGTTTGCCCAATCCATTACCTGCATCTTGCCATGTTATTACCAGTCTTTTTGTCCCAGTTGCAGGACCAGAGCAGCGCTTTGAGGGTAATTTCAAAGGTGAGTTTAGTGAAGATCTTGCATTAACATGGGATAGACCTGACTGTAGATATTGTGAAGCACAAGAACAATTGTGTGGGTTTGATCGAAACAACAACAATCAACTCTTCTGTTTCTCTTACCAAACAG GTGCATCAAAACAAGGAATCCAAATCTTCAGAATCATTACATTAAGCGTTGTTGGACCAGCAGCAATCTTTGCAATTGTGATGGCATGTTGCGTGTGCTACAAGGACAGACTAACCAACATTCGTAACAATGCTATTGCAAGATCTGCACCAGCCACAATATTACCAGCACCAGAGATTGTTACCACTGGTTTGGACGAGTCCACCATTGAGTCCTATGAGAAGGTAGTGCTTGGAGAGAGTAGAAGAGTCCCTGGACCCAACAATGGTTGCTGTTGGATATGCTTATCAGAGTACAATAGCAAAGAGACAATACGATGTATTCCTGAATGCGAACACTGCTTCCATGCAGATTGCATAGACGAGTGGCTGCGCATCAATACCACGTGCCCAGTTTGTCGTAACTCTCCCtctccttctccttctcctcGTGTTACCTCCATTAACCCCTAA
- the LOC137819536 gene encoding probable F-box protein At3g61730 has protein sequence MRKRLQNATSSAGEMQPEKRIRRSKTICSCNSPRPPFLSAHSTFSWFEEDIWTEIAKFLDGKSLVMLAATSRWFQRVIMEDGIWKFVCLRDLQVPPPERVAFRWCKLYTSAFDGSHSYMFRQKEKHIDWMRIGAFSFDSSVAVLAERMSLPGKIRKGESIEKLLRSQGCCVLDNVKSGIWIADLQLVRCPVCDLNTCDGTMQTLDARHIELFLCEGYRNGSWDYQLVGSHDIKKRADGAAGSIFDIKHLGDSSTSAVFDYKSWIGRANDWQPKAMIAFHAVAVNTNLQENEGLHVKYHAMREGADGEVVSIRISQQLL, from the exons ATGCGAAAGCGCCTCCAAAACGCTACTTCCTCCGCCGGCGAGATGCAGCCGGAAAAGCGGATCCGCCGGAGCAAAACCATTTGCTCTTGCAACTCTCCCCGTCCTCCGTTTCTCTCTGCTCATTCCACTTTCTCCTg GTTCGAAGAAGACATTTGGACAGAGATTGCTAAATTTCTGGATGGAAAATCTCTGGTGATGCTGGCAGCCACAAGCCGATGGTTCCAGCGTGTTATTATGGAGGACGGTATATGGAAGTTCGTGTGCCTGCGTGATCTTCAGGTTCCACCCCCGGAACGCGTGGCATTCAGGTGGTGCAAGCTGTATACGTCAGCCTTTG ATGGAAGCCACTCTTACATGTTCCGTCAAAAAGAGAAACACATCG ATTGGATGCGTATCGGCGCCTTTTCTTTTGATTCTTCTGTAGCCGTCCTGGCAGAGAGAATGAGTCTTCCGGGGAAGATACGGAAAGGAGAAAGCATTGAAAAGTTGTTGCGGTCTCAAGGTTGTTGCGTGCTAGACAACGTTAAATCTGGAATCTGGATAGCTG ACCTACAGCTAGTAAGATGCCCGGTTTGTGACCTCAACACGTGCGACG GAACAATGCAGACGTTAGATGCAAGGCACATAGAACTATTCCTCTGTGAAGGCTACCGAAATGGGAGCTGGGATTACCAGCTTGTAGGATCTCATGATATAAAAAAACGAGCTGATGGGGCTGCTGGCTCCATTTTTGACATTAAACACCTGGGGGATTCTTCAACGTCGG CGGTATTTGATTACAAGTCATGGATTGGAAGAGCAAATGACTGGCAACCCAAGGCTATGATTGCTTTCCATGCCGTAGCTGTGAATACTAATTTACAAGAAAATGAAG GTCTTCATGTGAAATACCATGCTATGAGGGAAGGGGCCGACGGAGAAGTTGTTTCTATTAGAATCTCTCAACAGCTCCTGTGA